A window of Chryseobacterium shandongense genomic DNA:
GCAATTGGCTCTATGTTCTTCAGAAGCAGAATCTCTGTTTGCCTCTAACGACATATGATAAACCTTGAGTGCAAGAATTGATAATCTGTCTACCGCCCATGCGATAGTTTCAGTATTGATTTTTGCGTCAGGTTTAGGAGTTACACTTTCATATTTTTTAAGAAACCAGCTGTCTATAAATTCAACCAAATCAGTTCTTTTTTGATTGGAAGCATCTATTGCCCTTTTTAGCTGTAGTGCTTCAACCGGATCTATATTTTCATCTCTAATTATATCTTCCAAATGCCATTGAACGGTATCAATCCAGTTTTTTGCATACAAAATCCGTTCCAAAGTATCTTTTTCGAACGGGTTATTAATTAGAGTATTAACGTCATCAGACACGTGATAATCTTCAATAGACTTGTTGAAGACTTTCCATGCGGTCTCTGTAAAATTCATTGGATTCTAAGAAATTTTAGTTGCTAGAAGGATTATTGTTGGTGGTTTTATTTTCAGAACCCGGTTTATCTTCTTCCTTCACCGCATCTTTAAATTCTTTGATACCAGAACCAAACCCTCTCATTAATTCGGGGATTTTTTTACCTCCGAAAAGTAACAAAAGAATGATGGCTACAATCAGGATATGTTGCCAAGATAATGACAATATTGTTAATGTATTCATTGCTAAATTTTTTACAAAGTTAATCTTTTTTTAATAAGAAACCCAACCTAAAGGATCAACAGGTGTGCTTCCGTTCCATACTTGGAAATCAAGGGTATACGTCCCATCAAAATCCTGTCCTATTACTCCAACCGGAGTTCCCGCCGAAACCTGTTGGCCTTTGGAAACACCTACACTTCCGAGATTGGAATAAATGGTGAAGTAATTACCATGCTTCAAGATCACAGTTTTTGTGCCGTCACTATTTGCCAATACTGAAGAAACTGTTCCTGGGAACACTGATTTTGCTCTTGTACCGGAAGGTACCGAAATTTTGATACCATTGTTTTCTTCCTCAATATTTTTAAAGATCGGATGTGGATGTCTTCCGAAGCGATGGGTGATTTGTCCTATTTTATCAGCAGGATATCCCAGCCTTCCTCTATTGTCTGCAAAGTTACTTCCTGCAACGGTAGTTACGCCATAATTGGTCATGGCTTTCGTCTCAGCAGCTTTTTTATCGTCTTCCTTCTTTTTCGCCAAGGCTGCTTCTGCGGCTCTTGCTGCGATAAGTTTATCTGAAGCTTCCCTTGCTTTGGCCGCTGCTTCGTCAGAAGCTTTTTTTGCGGCTACTTTTCTTGCTTCATCTCTTGCCGTTGCTTCTGATCTTGCTGCATCTTCATTTCTTTTTCGTTCTTCTTCGGCTCTTTTGGCAGCGAGTTCAGATGCTTTTCTGGCTTCAGCCTCTGCAGCACGCCTCTCTTTTTCAAGCGCTTCTGCACGGGCTTTATTTTCAGCTTCAATTCTTGCTTTTTCTCTTTCAGCAGCAATTTTAGCAAGACGAATCTTTTCGGCCTCGGCTTTTTTTCTTGCTTCTTCTTCCGCTTTGGCAATTCTGATCTCTTCTGCGATGATTGACCTGATCTGTCCTTCCAGCGCTTTAGATTGGGATTGCTTTTGTCTGAGTTCTGATGTCAGCTTGGATTCGTTCTTCTTAAATTCTGCTACAAGCTGCTCCTTCTGAGATCTTTCGGCATTGATGGTTGTTAAATCTTTCTGCTGATTGGCCAGAAGATTAGCCTTCTCTTTTACAGAGTTTTGTTTCTGGGCAATAGATTGTTTAATCTTAGCTGCTGCGGTAGTAATTTCTGCAGCTTTTTTATCCTGATAATCGGAATATTGTTTTAAATATTGAACACGTCGTATGGCTTCTCCCAGGTTTTTAGCAGAAAGAATAAATGTCACTTTATTCTGAACCCCTTTATTTTTATAGGCATTTACCAGAACTTTTGCGTAATTTTCCCTTAGGATTTTAAGTTCCCTGTTCTGGCGGTTGATTTCCAGCTGTCGAAGATAAATTTCATCTTCAATAAATCTTTTTTCTTTCTGGGTATTATTATAAACCTTTTCCCTCAATATCAGCTTTTTGTTGACATTTTCAAGATAGGCAACAGAAAGTTTTGATTCATTTCTTGTTTTTGCCAAATCTGTGTTTATCTGAGCAATTTGTTTTTTAAGTTCAGCATTTTGTTTTTGTAATTGTTCTTTTTTAGCACTTTGTCCGTAGTGCAGTCCGAACATTAAAATACCTATTAAAAAGCTAAATTTTTTAATCATTTAATCTCAATTTTCTTATAACTGGATGGTACAGAATATGGTGTATCCATCCTCGAAAAATCAAATTTCGTATTTTCCAGTAAAATCTGACTGTTTTTTGAGCCTTTTATAATTATTTTAACATTTTTAGGTACTCTTATCCCGTTAATCTCTTCCCAGTTACTGTATGATACATTGAGTTCATCAGGAGACAAAACGTCTTTAAGATTCACGCTCAATAGATCATAGTTGGTGTCGTAATCCAGTGCAATTTTATATTCTCTGGCTTTACCTTCTGTTTCTATCTTTTGATTGACATTGGATACCATTTTAAAACCCTGGGAATTTTGGGTAAGTGTAAACTGAGAATCATTTATTTTAACAAAAGTTCGCCCAAGCAGAATTTTTTCTAGAGATTTATAGTCGAGAAAATTAACATTCAAGAGATTATTAAGGTAATCAAAATCAGAATCGATATAGGTTTTGCTGGTTTTATCCTGTCCTTTTATTCCTTCCGGAGTAGCAATTCCACGGGCTACCGTAATGATAAATGCCTGAAGATTCATCCAGACTTTTTTGTCTTTTTCAATGTAAATGGTGGCATCTAAAGTAGGAATAAAACTTCCTGTTTCCACATTTACTTTACTGCTGATTTTGATCTGTTCAAACTTTGGTTGAGGAATTACATTTTCGAAAAATGGAAGTTTATTTCGAATGGGTTCATTCACATCTTTCGGATTCTGGTCGGTATCCAATACAAATGAACTGTCGGTTTTTATATTTTTACTGGCTTTTCTGCCAGCATTTCTCGTTTTACAGGATGTTACGGCAAAAAGCAATAAGAGTACTATGATCCAGTTTTTCATGTATTTACCTTTCAATTTATAAAAATTACGTTGCAATATTAACGCCAAACCACACAAAACATTTTGTGTGGTCTAAATATAGTTATTTGCGTTGAATTATCTATCTCTACAGAATTATTTCGATAAGAAATCAAGAACAGAATAATCTCCTAAAGAAATTTCTCTTGATACTCCGAAATACTGGGCGGAATTACCTATCATGGAATTGGAAAGATTTCCGTGATTAATTTTTGTATTTTCCTGAATCAGGGAATTTTCAATATTGGAATTGACAATAACCGTATTATTTCCTAATGAAACACCGGGACCCACTTTTGAGTTCGAGATTTTCACATTTTCACCGATAAAACAAGGGGGAATGATGAGTGAGTTTTCAATTTTTGCAGACGCGGGGTATTGAGACATTTCCTCCTGTTCGTAAGCAAGGATTTTGCTGTTGGTTTCTACGGTAGCATTTTTGTTTCCGCAATCCATCCAATCGTTTACTTTTCCTAAGGTAAATTTTGCTCCTTTTGCACGAAGGTTTTCCAAAGCAGTAGTCAGCTGATATTCTCCACCGTTTTTGATGTCATTATCCATCAGGTAATTAATCTCATCCATCAATTTTTCGGCACTGTTGAAATAGTAAATTCCAATAATGGCTAGGTCTGAAACAAAAGTCTGCGGCTTCTCAACAAAGTCGGTGATAAATCCGTAATTATCCAGTTTTACTACCCCAAATGCAGATGGATCCTCTACGCTTTTTACCCATATTACACCATCAGAGTTTTTATCTAAGATGAAATCGGCACGGAAAAGCGTATCTGCAAATGCGATTACCACATTTCCGCTCATTGATTGCTCTGCACATTTAATGGCATGAGCAGTACCAAGAGGGTCATTTTGGTAATAAATGCTTCCTTTTGCTCCCAGTTTCTCAGCAATTTGAATCAGGGATTTTTCGATCTCAGGGCCAAAATCTCCGATGATGAAAGCCACTTCTTCAATTTCTTCCCCAGCAACTTTGGCAATATCTTCTACAAGTCTTTGAACGATAGGTTTTCCTGCAATCGGAATTAAAGGCTTCGGAACGGTAAGCGTATGTGGACGTAATCTGGAACCACGTCCAGCCATAGGAACGATAATTTTCATATTAATTAAGAGTATCTGTTTATTTATTGTTTATGATCTTCTGAGTATTTTGTTAATCATGGTTCTTTCATTATATGCTAAAAACGCGATGAACAAAATGAACAATCCGTTTCCTATCAAATAATTATCTCTAAAGTAATAAAAAGATACTGTAGAAATCATGATTGATAATAAAAGATAAATACATATTTTCTTTATGTTATAATGAATTGGGTATTGTATTTTACCCCAAATGTAAGAAATAATCATCATGCTGAAATAGGTAATTAATGCAGCAAAGGCACTTGCCCAATATCCGTATTTCGGAATAAATGTAAAGTTAATAAAAATTGTAATGGCAGCGCCAATAAGAGAAATATATAAACCTACTCTTGTTTTATCAGAAAGTTTATACCAGATCGAAAGATTTAAATAAATACCTAGAAATAAGGCTCCCAGCATTACGAATGGGATGATTTCGATCCCTTCATAATATAGTGGATTTTTAAGATATCTCTCAGAAATCCATTGAAGATTAACCATTAGCCCAATATAAATCAAGCAATTGCAGATTACAAAAATATCCATTAAAACAGCATACGTCTTATGATTGTTTTTGTCTTTAAAGCTTGAGAAAAAGTAAGGTTCAATTCCTAATTGATAGGCCTGCCTGAAAACCGTAATGAAGGTTGCAATCTTATAAACAGCACCGTACACACCAATCTGATGTTTAGCTTCTTCTTTCGGAAGTAAATATTTTAAAAATTGTCGGTCCAGGGTCTGGTTAACAATTCCGGCAAGTCCGGCAATCATAACCGGCCATGAATAATTCATGATTCTCTTCCAAAGCTTAAAATCAAATTTCCGGAAACTGAAATTCACAAATTCTTTACCTACAATCGCCAATGTGATGATGCTTTGTACTAAATTGGCAATAAAAACATAGCCAACACCAATTTCGGGATCATATTTTAGCCCTAAAATTCCGTTTGGATATTTCGGAAGCCATTTAATAAAAAACACTACTAAAAAGTAATACGCCAGAGATCCGATCACTTTGGAGAGCATATACTGAACCGGTTTTCCTTCCAGTCTTAAAACAGCAGAGGGAATCGTAGAAAATGCATCAAAAGATAAAATAAAAAGGAAAATTACCAGATAATTGACCTGGTCCGGAGTTTCAAAGGCGTTCGCAAGATCCTGCCTGAAAACATATCCTAAAAGCAAATAAATAAACCCTGTTCCTAAAATGCTGAGCGCACATGTTGATATTAACGTTTTTTTGTCGATATCACTTTCCTGAGCAAAACGGAAAAAAGAAGTTTCCATTCCGTGTGTTAAAAAAACTGTGATTACTCCCGCGATCGAATACCAGTCCACGAAGGGAGAAGAAGCAGCAGGCCCGAAAGCCTTGGTTACGATAGGTGCAATAAGAAAAGGGAAAATTCTTACCAATACAGAACTTAGCCCATATACCGCGGTTTGTCCAAATAGTTTTTTATACAAGTCTACGTTTTTAAAGTGCAAATGTAAATATTAGAATTCATAATTCTTTTACTTATGTGTAAAATCAGTTTTGAAAATATTAAATTTGTGCTACATGAATCTAATCTCTAAGAAGTAATAATGAAAATTCTTATAAAAAATACCCAAATCGTCAATGAGGGGAAAATTTTCTCAGGCGATGTTCTTATCAAAAATGATGTAATTTCCAGAATAGACACGAATATTTCCGAAGAAGCAGACCAGACAATCGACGGTTCAGGAAAATACCTTTTACCGGGTGTGATTGATGATCAGGTGCATTTTCGGGAGCCGGGTTTAACGCATAAAGGGGATATCGAATCCGAATCCCGTTCTGCTATTGCAGGAGGAACAACAAGTTTTATCGAACAGCCCAATACGGTTCCCAACGCCGTTACCCAGGAATTATTAGCTGATAAATATCAAATTGCTTCCGAAAAATCTTTCGCCAACTACGGTTTTATGATGGGTGGAACGAATGATAATCTGGAAGAAGTTTTAAAAACCAATCCGCGAAATGTTCCCGGGATCAAATTATTTCTGGGTTCTTCAACCGGAAATATGTTGGTCGACAATCCTGAAACGCTGGAAAATATTTTTAGCAATACAAAAATGCTCATTGCCGTTCATTGTGAAGATGAAGCAACGATCAGAGCGAATACTCAAAAATATATGGACGAATATGGAGAAGATATTCCTGTGAAATTCCATCATCTGATCAGAAGCGAAGAAGCTTGCTATAAATCTTCTTCCAAAGCTATTGAGCTGGCGGAAAAAACAGGAGCTCGACTTCACGTTTTCCATTTGTCAACGGCGAAAGAACTGGAGCTTTTCAGAAATGATATTCCTTTAAAAGATAAAAAAATTACGGCGGAAGTTTGTGTTCATCATCTTACTTTCACTAATGAGGACTATGAAACAAGAGGCTCGCTCATTAAATGGAATCCGGCAGTAAAAACCCAACATGACAAAGACGGACTTTGGGAAGCGTTGCTGGATGACAGAATTGATGTAATTGCAACGGACCATGCGCCCCACACCTGGGAAGAAAAGCAGAATGTGTATACAAAATGTCCTTCCGGAGCGCCTTTGGTTCAGCATTCTTTGGTGGTGATGCTTGAAAACTATAAGAACGGAAAAATTTCTTTAGAGAGAATTGTTGAGAAAATGGCTCATAATCCTGCGATTTTATTCAGAATTGAGAAGAGGGGTTTCATCAAAGAAGGCTATAAAGCGGATCTTGTTTTGGTAGATTTAAACGAAAACTGGACGGTTGAAAAAGAAAATATCCTCTACAAATGCGGCTGGAGCCCATTGGAAGGAATGAATTTTCACTCTAAAGTAACCCACACTTTTGTCAACGGAAACCTGGTTTACGAAAACGGTACAATCAATGATCAAAAATTCGGAGAGCGTTTGCTTTTTGAAGTTGAATGATAAATATAAGATAGAACAATATCAATAGGAGCGGGCTAAAGCCCGCTTTTCCATTCTAATTAATCAAATCGGCTTTAGCCAGAACCTATTAAAAAGGAAGACTACGATTCGTAAGCCTCCCTTTTCTAGTTATATCTGAAAATTAATCAATAACGATTGCTTCAATTGCTTTCTCCATGGCAGTTTCCTGGATCCCCGGAATTGATAAACCTTCAGCACGGAATACGCTCACATCGGTAACACCATAAAATCCAAAAATATTTTTAACATAAGGAACATTAGAATCATAAACCTGATAAGGACCTTCAGAATAAATATTCCCGGAAGTAAAGGCAATATATAATTTTTTGTTATTTAATAAACCTTTCGGACCGTTTTCATCATATTTAAAAGTATATCCTGCTCTGGAAGTAAAATCAAAATAAGCTCTGAGCGATGCCGGAACCGAAAAGTTATACATGGGAGAGTCAACAACAATAATATCAGCTTCCTGCAGCTCCGAAATTAAACCTGTAGAATATTCATTGATTGCCGCCTGTTCCTGAGAATGGCTTTCTACCGGTGTAAAAAAAGTATTAATATGAACCTCTTCTAAAATGGGAATCGAATCTTTTGAAAGATCACGTTCTTTCACAACCACATCCGGATATTTTTCCTGAATTTTTTCAATAACCGCTTTTCCCAGTTTTCTGCTGGCCGAAACTTCCACTCTTGGACTTGAAATAATGTGAAGTATGTTTTTCATTTTTTAAATTTTAAATTTCTTCAGCAAAATTATCTACATTTGCTTATCAAAAGTTAGTAGTAAACAAAAGGTTAGCAGTAACCTTCCGGTTAGTTAAACTTGAAATTATGAAAAATAAAGTTCTTTTGGACGATCACATTACGGTTGAAGAATGTAGCGGACATCTTTCTTCTGTGGAAGATGCCATTTATGTCATTGGAGGAAAATGGAAGCTTAAAATTATCATTGTTCTGCAGGAAAGCAGTAATATCAGATTCAATGAGCTGCAGAGAAAAATTCCGGGAATTTCGGCAAGGGTACTCTCTAATGAGCTGAAAGATCTGGAACTGAATGGATTTGTAAAAAGAGTGGTACATGCAGAACAGATGCCTGTAATCGTAGAATATATTTCAACCGATTACAGCAAAACGCTCAAGCCTGTGATCATGGCCCTTTCGGATTGGGGAAGAAATCATAAAAATAATATCCGCGAGGACGTATTTTAATTAAACGATTGCCTGAATTCCAAAGGCGACATCTTCGTTTTCTTTTTAAAAAGCGTGCTGAATGACTGCGCATGTTCAAATCCCAGCTCATAAGCAATTTCACTAATGGATAATTCTGTTGTAGAAAGTTTTTCTTTGGCTTTATTGATGAGTTTTTCGTGTATATGCTGCTGCGTATTCTGCCCGGTATGAACCCGCAAAAAATCGCTCAGGTAATTTGGCGAAAGATTCATGGCTTCTGCAATTTCATGAACGGTCAACAGTTCTTTCTCAACAGAATTGTTGTTAAAATAATTATTCAGATAGGCTTCAAATTTTGTCAGAATATGATGGTTTCCGCTTTTTCGGGTGATAAACTGTCTTTCATAAAACCGTTTAGAATAATTCAGCAGTAACTCAATTTGTGACAAAATAATTTCCTGGGTATGATGATCAATATGCTGACATTCTTTATCAATCTTAAATAATATTTCAAGCAGGTCATTTTCCTCGTCCTCAGAAAGATGTAAGGCTTCGTTTACCGCGTAAGAGAAAAATCCGTAGGAAGAAATGGTTTTCGCAAGGGAATGTTTCAACAGGAAATCCTCATGGAAAATCAAGAGATAGCCGGTGTTTTGGCAATCCATTGTCTGTAGATCCAGGTATTGTACCTGATTGGGTGCTGTAAAGCTCAACACACCTTTATCATAATCGTAATGCTGTTGGCCATACTTTATTTTACCTGTTGCATTTCGTTTCAGGGCAACACAATAATAATGGCTCACAAAACCTTTCCAGACTTCATCCTCAATAAAAATACTTTCAGATAGGTTGATCACGCTTACCATCGGATGTTTCGGTTCCGGCAGCGACAAGAGTTTGTGAAAATGCGAGATAGATTGTATGGTATTCATACTTAAGATTTATAATAGTAAAGGTAACAATTATTTGAATTCATCAAACCGTATTAGATTTGGGCGCCTTTTTCCGTCTTCCACTCCCGCTTTTTTGCTTCACTCCGTTACGCAAAAAGAGCTCCGTTCAAGCCGGGGCGCATAACAATTCTACTTTATAAACCTAACAGGTTTTTGAAACCTGTCAGGTTTGAATTATTATGAATTTAGGATTTAACGTTCAGAAAAGAGTATTAATAATCCAACAATCCCATCCCGAATTCATCATACGTGGCTCCCGTATCAGTTCCCAAAGGAACAATACTTTCCAATTGCTGAATTTCAGATTCACTTAACTGAATATTTGCCGCTTCAATATTCTGTTCCAGGTATTTTCTGCGTTTTGTCCCCGGAATAGGGACAATTCCTTTGCTGATAATCCACGCCAGAGCCAGTTGAGAAGATGTGATTCCTTTTTCTTTCGCCATATTTTCAATGGCTTCCACCAGTTCAATATTCTTATGAAAATGTTCTTCCTGAAAACGTGGAATCCCTCTTCGGAAATCATTTTCCGGTAAATCATCAATTGATCGGAGCTGCCCTGATAAAAAACCTCTTCCCAAAGGCGAATAAGCAACAAAACCAATTCCCAGTTCATGCAGCGTTTTCAGGACGCCTTTTTCTTCAACGGTCCTTTCAAACAGAGAGTATTCACTCTGAACCGCCGAAATTGGATGAACTGCGTGTGCTTTTTTCACCGTTTCGGAAGAAACTTCAGACAAACCGATGTAGCCGATCTTACCTTCTTTTACCAGATCACTCATGGCTCCTACAGTCTCTTCAACAGGAACATTTTTGTCCAGACGATGCATGTAATACAGATCGATATAATCGGTTTTTAGATTTTTGAGCGAACGTTCAACTGATTTTTTCACATACTCTTTGGTTCCGTTGATTTTCCATGTGATTTGTTCGTTGTCGTCAATTTCCCAGCCAAATTTGGTGGCGATAATATACTCGTCACGATTTCCTTCAATTGCT
This region includes:
- a CDS encoding winged helix-turn-helix transcriptional regulator codes for the protein MKNKVLLDDHITVEECSGHLSSVEDAIYVIGGKWKLKIIIVLQESSNIRFNELQRKIPGISARVLSNELKDLELNGFVKRVVHAEQMPVIVEYISTDYSKTLKPVIMALSDWGRNHKNNIREDVF
- a CDS encoding twin-arginine translocase TatA/TatE family subunit, which codes for MNTLTILSLSWQHILIVAIILLLLFGGKKIPELMRGFGSGIKEFKDAVKEEDKPGSENKTTNNNPSSN
- a CDS encoding helix-turn-helix domain-containing protein: MNTIQSISHFHKLLSLPEPKHPMVSVINLSESIFIEDEVWKGFVSHYYCVALKRNATGKIKYGQQHYDYDKGVLSFTAPNQVQYLDLQTMDCQNTGYLLIFHEDFLLKHSLAKTISSYGFFSYAVNEALHLSEDEENDLLEILFKIDKECQHIDHHTQEIILSQIELLLNYSKRFYERQFITRKSGNHHILTKFEAYLNNYFNNNSVEKELLTVHEIAEAMNLSPNYLSDFLRVHTGQNTQQHIHEKLINKAKEKLSTTELSISEIAYELGFEHAQSFSTLFKKKTKMSPLEFRQSFN
- a CDS encoding aldo/keto reductase, with the protein product MKLKQVNLGSQGLIIPNIGLGCMGMTGFGDAHMYGPADEKEALATIHRSLELGGNFLDTADLYGPFKNEQLIAKAIEGNRDEYIIATKFGWEIDDNEQITWKINGTKEYVKKSVERSLKNLKTDYIDLYYMHRLDKNVPVEETVGAMSDLVKEGKIGYIGLSEVSSETVKKAHAVHPISAVQSEYSLFERTVEEKGVLKTLHELGIGFVAYSPLGRGFLSGQLRSIDDLPENDFRRGIPRFQEEHFHKNIELVEAIENMAKEKGITSSQLALAWIISKGIVPIPGTKRRKYLEQNIEAANIQLSESEIQQLESIVPLGTDTGATYDEFGMGLLDY
- a CDS encoding peptidoglycan DD-metalloendopeptidase family protein codes for the protein MIKKFSFLIGILMFGLHYGQSAKKEQLQKQNAELKKQIAQINTDLAKTRNESKLSVAYLENVNKKLILREKVYNNTQKEKRFIEDEIYLRQLEINRQNRELKILRENYAKVLVNAYKNKGVQNKVTFILSAKNLGEAIRRVQYLKQYSDYQDKKAAEITTAAAKIKQSIAQKQNSVKEKANLLANQQKDLTTINAERSQKEQLVAEFKKNESKLTSELRQKQSQSKALEGQIRSIIAEEIRIAKAEEEARKKAEAEKIRLAKIAAEREKARIEAENKARAEALEKERRAAEAEARKASELAAKRAEEERKRNEDAARSEATARDEARKVAAKKASDEAAAKAREASDKLIAARAAEAALAKKKEDDKKAAETKAMTNYGVTTVAGSNFADNRGRLGYPADKIGQITHRFGRHPHPIFKNIEEENNGIKISVPSGTRAKSVFPGTVSSVLANSDGTKTVILKHGNYFTIYSNLGSVGVSKGQQVSAGTPVGVIGQDFDGTYTLDFQVWNGSTPVDPLGWVSY
- a CDS encoding DUF4292 domain-containing protein produces the protein MKNWIIVLLLLFAVTSCKTRNAGRKASKNIKTDSSFVLDTDQNPKDVNEPIRNKLPFFENVIPQPKFEQIKISSKVNVETGSFIPTLDATIYIEKDKKVWMNLQAFIITVARGIATPEGIKGQDKTSKTYIDSDFDYLNNLLNVNFLDYKSLEKILLGRTFVKINDSQFTLTQNSQGFKMVSNVNQKIETEGKAREYKIALDYDTNYDLLSVNLKDVLSPDELNVSYSNWEEINGIRVPKNVKIIIKGSKNSQILLENTKFDFSRMDTPYSVPSSYKKIEIK
- a CDS encoding lipopolysaccharide biosynthesis protein, with product MYKKLFGQTAVYGLSSVLVRIFPFLIAPIVTKAFGPAASSPFVDWYSIAGVITVFLTHGMETSFFRFAQESDIDKKTLISTCALSILGTGFIYLLLGYVFRQDLANAFETPDQVNYLVIFLFILSFDAFSTIPSAVLRLEGKPVQYMLSKVIGSLAYYFLVVFFIKWLPKYPNGILGLKYDPEIGVGYVFIANLVQSIITLAIVGKEFVNFSFRKFDFKLWKRIMNYSWPVMIAGLAGIVNQTLDRQFLKYLLPKEEAKHQIGVYGAVYKIATFITVFRQAYQLGIEPYFFSSFKDKNNHKTYAVLMDIFVICNCLIYIGLMVNLQWISERYLKNPLYYEGIEIIPFVMLGALFLGIYLNLSIWYKLSDKTRVGLYISLIGAAITIFINFTFIPKYGYWASAFAALITYFSMMIISYIWGKIQYPIHYNIKKICIYLLLSIMISTVSFYYFRDNYLIGNGLFILFIAFLAYNERTMINKILRRS
- a CDS encoding dihydroorotase — its product is MKILIKNTQIVNEGKIFSGDVLIKNDVISRIDTNISEEADQTIDGSGKYLLPGVIDDQVHFREPGLTHKGDIESESRSAIAGGTTSFIEQPNTVPNAVTQELLADKYQIASEKSFANYGFMMGGTNDNLEEVLKTNPRNVPGIKLFLGSSTGNMLVDNPETLENIFSNTKMLIAVHCEDEATIRANTQKYMDEYGEDIPVKFHHLIRSEEACYKSSSKAIELAEKTGARLHVFHLSTAKELELFRNDIPLKDKKITAEVCVHHLTFTNEDYETRGSLIKWNPAVKTQHDKDGLWEALLDDRIDVIATDHAPHTWEEKQNVYTKCPSGAPLVQHSLVVMLENYKNGKISLERIVEKMAHNPAILFRIEKRGFIKEGYKADLVLVDLNENWTVEKENILYKCGWSPLEGMNFHSKVTHTFVNGNLVYENGTINDQKFGERLLFEVE
- a CDS encoding FMN-dependent NADH-azoreductase, which encodes MKNILHIISSPRVEVSASRKLGKAVIEKIQEKYPDVVVKERDLSKDSIPILEEVHINTFFTPVESHSQEQAAINEYSTGLISELQEADIIVVDSPMYNFSVPASLRAYFDFTSRAGYTFKYDENGPKGLLNNKKLYIAFTSGNIYSEGPYQVYDSNVPYVKNIFGFYGVTDVSVFRAEGLSIPGIQETAMEKAIEAIVID
- a CDS encoding DUF4254 domain-containing protein codes for the protein MNFTETAWKVFNKSIEDYHVSDDVNTLINNPFEKDTLERILYAKNWIDTVQWHLEDIIRDENIDPVEALQLKRAIDASNQKRTDLVEFIDSWFLKKYESVTPKPDAKINTETIAWAVDRLSILALKVYHMSLEANRDSASEEHRANCQAKLDVLTAQHEDLSTSINQLLTDIENGDVKMKVYKQMKMYNDESLNPVLYQKGQQK
- a CDS encoding sugar phosphate nucleotidyltransferase; its protein translation is MKIIVPMAGRGSRLRPHTLTVPKPLIPIAGKPIVQRLVEDIAKVAGEEIEEVAFIIGDFGPEIEKSLIQIAEKLGAKGSIYYQNDPLGTAHAIKCAEQSMSGNVVIAFADTLFRADFILDKNSDGVIWVKSVEDPSAFGVVKLDNYGFITDFVEKPQTFVSDLAIIGIYYFNSAEKLMDEINYLMDNDIKNGGEYQLTTALENLRAKGAKFTLGKVNDWMDCGNKNATVETNSKILAYEQEEMSQYPASAKIENSLIIPPCFIGENVKISNSKVGPGVSLGNNTVIVNSNIENSLIQENTKINHGNLSNSMIGNSAQYFGVSREISLGDYSVLDFLSK